A genomic stretch from Enterobacteriaceae endosymbiont of Donacia dentata includes:
- the trxB gene encoding thioredoxin-disulfide reductase, with translation MKNTKKTKLLILGSGPAGFTSAIYAARANLKPILITGKNIGGQLIQTLNIENWPGNFPYITGSKLMKQLNDHAVYFNTKVINDTIIKIINFKKSPFILEGNLFNFICKSIIIATGSYPKLLGLSSEKKFLGKGISYCAVCDGFLYRNKTVSVIGGGNTALEEALYLSNISSQVHLIHRKNYFTAEKILIQKIEKKIKDKKIILHAPYVVKKILGDDTGVTNIQIVSLNNQSTEKIPVYGIFILIGSIPNTSLFQKKLKLNKKGYILTNHYKLNHKNFFTQTNIPGIFAAGDVMDHIYRQAITSAATGCMAALDAQKFLNKN, from the coding sequence ATGAAAAATACAAAAAAAACAAAACTTCTTATTTTAGGTTCTGGTCCTGCTGGTTTTACTTCAGCAATATATGCTGCAAGAGCAAATTTAAAACCTATTTTAATAACTGGAAAAAATATTGGAGGACAATTAATACAAACATTAAATATAGAAAATTGGCCAGGAAATTTTCCATATATAACTGGATCAAAATTAATGAAACAATTAAATGATCATGCTGTCTATTTTAATACTAAAGTTATTAATGATACAATAATAAAAATTATTAATTTTAAAAAATCTCCTTTTATTTTAGAAGGAAATTTATTTAATTTTATTTGCAAAAGTATTATTATAGCAACAGGATCGTATCCAAAACTTTTAGGTTTATCTTCTGAAAAAAAATTTTTAGGGAAAGGAATATCCTATTGTGCTGTTTGTGATGGATTTTTATATCGAAATAAAACAGTTTCTGTTATAGGAGGTGGAAATACCGCTTTAGAAGAAGCATTATATCTATCAAATATTTCTTCTCAGGTACATTTAATACATAGAAAAAATTATTTTACTGCAGAAAAAATATTGATTCAAAAAATTGAAAAAAAAATAAAAGATAAAAAAATAATTTTACATGCTCCTTATGTAGTAAAAAAAATATTAGGTGATGATACTGGAGTTACAAATATACAAATTGTTTCTCTTAATAATCAAAGTACTGAAAAAATACCCGTATATGGTATATTTATTTTAATAGGTAGTATTCCTAATACTAGTTTATTTCAAAAAAAATTAAAGCTTAATAAAAAAGGCTATATATTAACAAATCATTATAAATTAAATCATAAAAATTTTTTTACACAGACAAATATTCCTGGAATTTTTGCTGCTGGAGATGTTATGGATCATATTTATAGACAAGCAATAACATCAGCAGCTACAGGATGTATGGCTGCATTAGATGCACAAAAATTTTTAAATAAAAATTAA
- the infA gene encoding translation initiation factor IF-1 codes for MSKENNIEMQGVVLNTLPNTIFNVKLENGHIITAHISGKMRKNYIRILTGDKVTVELTPYDLKKGRIIFRSR; via the coding sequence ATGTCTAAAGAAAATAATATAGAAATGCAAGGAGTAGTATTAAATACATTACCTAATACTATTTTTAATGTGAAATTAGAAAATGGTCATATAATAACTGCGCATATATCTGGAAAAATGAGAAAAAATTATATTCGTATATTAACAGGAGATAAAGTTACTGTAGAATTAACTCCATATGATTTAAAAAAAGGTAGGATTATTTTTCGTAGTCGTTAA